From Pseudarthrobacter equi, a single genomic window includes:
- a CDS encoding Lrp/AsnC family transcriptional regulator codes for MELSEEDLALIQVLQTSPRLGWADAAKVLDVHATTLAARWERLKSSGTAWVTAHLAGDPQQMLLAFVAVDCEMNQREAVTAQLTAIPEIVTVEEAASHRDLMLTVITKTLEEFSEKVVARLKAIDGLTKYQTALCTRLHSSGDAWRLNILDKSQQATLRTLGNQAASGGSPAAAQLPASHLDLLPYLARDGRATAAEIARGLGRQPATVQRQLNRVLGSGILLFRCEVAQGLSSYPVTCQWFANVPAGRHEEAAAAIRTISNVRLSASTTGPTNFVIIMWLHSLADVMTAELTLQQKVPGIDLVESVVMLSTVKRVGWLLNRDTTASGAVVHAGGLEMAG; via the coding sequence ATGGAGCTCAGCGAGGAGGATCTTGCCCTGATCCAGGTCCTGCAGACCTCACCGAGGTTGGGCTGGGCTGATGCGGCCAAAGTACTGGACGTTCACGCCACCACCCTCGCGGCCCGGTGGGAGCGGCTGAAATCCAGTGGTACCGCCTGGGTGACGGCCCACCTGGCGGGTGATCCGCAGCAGATGCTCCTGGCCTTCGTGGCCGTTGACTGCGAGATGAACCAGCGGGAAGCCGTGACCGCGCAGCTCACCGCCATTCCGGAGATCGTCACCGTCGAGGAAGCCGCGAGCCACCGGGACCTCATGCTTACGGTGATCACCAAAACACTTGAGGAGTTCAGCGAGAAGGTGGTGGCCCGGCTCAAGGCCATCGACGGGCTGACCAAGTACCAGACCGCGCTGTGCACCCGGCTGCACAGCAGCGGTGATGCCTGGCGGCTCAACATTCTCGACAAATCACAGCAGGCGACGCTGCGGACGCTCGGAAACCAGGCCGCGTCCGGCGGCAGCCCTGCGGCGGCCCAGCTTCCTGCCAGCCACCTGGATTTGCTTCCCTACCTGGCGCGGGACGGCAGGGCCACCGCAGCGGAGATTGCCCGCGGCCTGGGACGTCAGCCTGCCACGGTGCAGCGGCAGCTCAACCGGGTGCTGGGCAGCGGCATCCTGCTGTTCCGCTGCGAGGTGGCCCAGGGGCTGTCCTCCTACCCCGTGACCTGCCAGTGGTTCGCCAATGTGCCGGCAGGCCGGCACGAGGAAGCAGCGGCAGCCATCCGCACCATCAGTAACGTCAGGCTCAGTGCCTCCACCACCGGGCCCACGAACTTCGTGATCATCATGTGGCTGCATTCCCTGGCCGATGTCATGACGGCGGAACTGACGCTGCAGCAAAAGGTCCCCGGCATCGACCTGGTGGAGAGCGTGGTCATGCTCAGCACCGTCAAACGCGTGGGCTGGCTGCTGAACCGGGATACGACGGCGAGTGGCGCCGTCGTCCATGCCGGCGGCCTGGAGATGGCCGGCTGA
- a CDS encoding MFS transporter, producing MSIAVTKQQTGRMSTAKTVVGTGIGNAVEWYDWAIYATFTPFIASQLFSKQDPASAVLSTLAIFAVGFVARPFGGFLFGWIGDRVGRKASMTLAVGLASLGSLMIGVAPTFAAVGAWASLMLLVARLVQGLAHGGELPSSQTYLSEMAPKEHRGFWATLIYTSGTVGILFGTLLGAVLNMTMTAEAMNAWGWRIPFLLGAAMGLYALIMRSRLHETEAFEGESKTEKRAPIWPQVVQYRKQALQVIGLTVGLTVIYYIWGVVAPSYATTALKIDRGEALWAGVVANIVFIAALPVWGKLSDRIGRKKVLWAGAIGSAVFHFPMTWLLKDSAWQLAVSMSVMLIFIAASAAIVPAVYAELFPTSIRTVGVGVPYSICVAVFGGTAPYLQQWLGTSLGAPQVFNVYAVVLLVISAAFVFSIPETKGKDLTH from the coding sequence ATGTCCATTGCAGTAACCAAGCAGCAGACTGGACGCATGTCCACCGCCAAGACCGTCGTCGGCACCGGCATCGGCAACGCCGTCGAATGGTACGACTGGGCCATCTACGCCACTTTCACCCCGTTCATCGCCAGCCAGTTGTTCAGCAAGCAGGACCCGGCTTCGGCCGTGCTGTCCACCCTGGCGATCTTCGCCGTCGGCTTCGTGGCACGCCCGTTCGGCGGCTTCCTCTTCGGCTGGATCGGAGACAGGGTGGGCCGCAAAGCGTCCATGACCCTCGCCGTCGGCCTCGCCTCCCTGGGCAGCCTGATGATCGGCGTTGCGCCCACCTTCGCCGCCGTCGGCGCCTGGGCATCCCTGATGCTCCTGGTGGCCCGGCTGGTCCAGGGCCTGGCGCACGGCGGCGAGCTCCCGTCGTCGCAGACGTACCTGTCCGAGATGGCCCCCAAGGAGCACCGCGGATTCTGGGCCACCCTCATCTACACGTCGGGAACCGTAGGCATCCTGTTCGGCACCCTGCTGGGCGCAGTCCTGAACATGACAATGACTGCCGAGGCCATGAATGCCTGGGGCTGGCGGATCCCGTTCCTGCTGGGCGCCGCGATGGGCCTGTACGCGCTGATCATGCGGTCACGGCTGCACGAGACCGAGGCGTTTGAGGGCGAGTCAAAGACGGAGAAGCGTGCCCCGATCTGGCCGCAGGTTGTCCAGTACCGCAAGCAGGCCCTGCAGGTGATCGGGCTGACCGTCGGCCTGACGGTGATCTACTACATCTGGGGCGTCGTGGCACCGAGCTACGCCACCACCGCGCTGAAGATCGACCGCGGCGAAGCCCTGTGGGCCGGCGTGGTTGCCAACATCGTGTTCATTGCCGCCCTTCCCGTCTGGGGCAAGCTCTCGGACCGCATCGGCCGCAAGAAGGTGCTGTGGGCCGGCGCCATCGGCTCTGCGGTGTTCCACTTCCCGATGACCTGGCTGCTGAAGGATTCCGCGTGGCAGCTGGCGGTATCGATGTCCGTCATGCTGATTTTCATCGCTGCGAGCGCCGCCATCGTTCCCGCCGTCTACGCCGAGCTGTTCCCGACCTCGATCCGCACCGTTGGCGTGGGCGTCCCGTACTCCATCTGCGTGGCAGTGTTCGGCGGCACCGCACCCTACCTGCAGCAGTGGCTGGGTACCTCACTCGGGGCACCCCAGGTGTTCAATGTCTACGCGGTGGTGCTGCTGGTCATCAGCGCCGCATTCGTCTTCAGCATCCCTGAGACGAAGGGCAAGGACCTCACGCACTAG
- a CDS encoding M20 metallopeptidase family protein, with amino-acid sequence MTITTDAKDLQEDLVRLRHDLHRQPEIGLQLPRTQEKVLKALDGLPFEITLGKDTTSVTAVLRGGAGRGEDGGPQEPAAQRPAVLLRADMDGLPVQEKTGVDFTSQAEGAMHACGHDLHTSMLAGAATLLAEKQHQLAGDVVLMFQPGEEGFDGASYMLREGVLDAAGPRVQAAYGMHVFSSLEPHGTFCTKPGVMLSASDGLEVTVLGAGGHGSAPHSAKDPVTVAAEMVTALQVMVTRQFNMFDPVVLSVGVLHAGTKRNVIPESARIEATIRTFSEASRVKMMEAVPRLLKGIAAAHGVEVAVDYLQEYPLTITNEDETHTAEKVIGNLFGERRLARWATPLSGSEDFSRVLAEVPGTFIGLSAVAPGADHAASPFNHSPYATFDDGVLADGAALYAQLAISRLATLAAAS; translated from the coding sequence ATGACGATTACCACCGATGCCAAGGACCTGCAGGAAGACCTGGTCCGCCTGCGCCACGACCTGCACCGGCAACCGGAAATCGGTCTCCAACTTCCCCGGACCCAGGAGAAGGTCCTCAAGGCATTGGACGGCCTCCCTTTCGAAATCACCTTGGGCAAGGACACGACGTCGGTGACAGCGGTGCTGCGCGGAGGAGCCGGCCGCGGTGAAGACGGAGGTCCACAGGAGCCCGCCGCGCAGCGGCCCGCGGTCCTGCTCCGTGCGGACATGGACGGCCTTCCCGTCCAGGAGAAGACCGGGGTGGACTTCACCTCCCAGGCCGAGGGCGCCATGCACGCCTGCGGCCACGACCTGCACACGTCCATGCTGGCCGGAGCCGCCACCCTCCTGGCCGAGAAGCAGCACCAGCTGGCCGGCGACGTCGTCCTCATGTTCCAGCCGGGCGAGGAAGGTTTCGACGGCGCCAGCTACATGCTCCGCGAAGGTGTCCTGGACGCCGCCGGCCCCCGCGTCCAGGCGGCCTACGGCATGCACGTGTTCTCCTCGTTGGAGCCGCACGGCACGTTCTGCACCAAGCCGGGCGTCATGCTCAGCGCCTCGGACGGGCTGGAGGTCACCGTGCTGGGCGCCGGCGGCCACGGTTCGGCACCGCACTCGGCCAAGGACCCCGTGACGGTGGCAGCGGAAATGGTGACCGCCCTGCAGGTGATGGTCACCCGGCAGTTCAACATGTTCGATCCCGTGGTCCTGTCCGTGGGCGTGCTGCATGCCGGCACCAAACGGAACGTCATCCCGGAGTCGGCCCGCATCGAGGCCACCATCCGGACGTTCTCCGAAGCGTCCCGCGTGAAGATGATGGAGGCAGTGCCGCGCCTGCTCAAGGGGATCGCCGCCGCACACGGGGTGGAGGTCGCCGTCGACTACCTGCAGGAGTACCCGCTCACCATCACCAACGAGGACGAAACGCACACCGCCGAGAAAGTCATCGGCAACCTCTTCGGCGAGCGCCGGCTGGCCCGGTGGGCCACCCCGCTCAGCGGTTCCGAGGACTTCTCCCGGGTGCTGGCCGAGGTCCCCGGAACCTTTATCGGGCTCAGCGCAGTCGCTCCCGGGGCGGACCATGCCGCCTCACCGTTCAACCACTCCCCCTACGCAACGTTCGACGACGGCGTGCTGGCTGATGGAGCCGCGCTCTACGCCCAGCTCGCCATCTCGCGGCTGGCCACCCTCGCCGCAGCTTCATAG
- a CDS encoding DUF808 domain-containing protein → MSGGLVALLDDIAALARIAAASVDDVAAGAAKAGAKAAGVVIDDAAVTPQYVSGADPSRELPMIKKIFWGSLRNKLLIILPALLLISAFIPWTIPFILMLGGTYLCYEGAEKVWHKLRGHHSADEDSPAVDRGPEAESKVVKGAITTDFILSCEIMVIAMNEVPDASLWVRALILIVVAIVITVAVYGAVALIVKMDDVGMHLAAKDSAGSQRFGELLVRGMPAVLGAITFIGTIAMLWVGGHIMLQGTHDLGWHTLYDLVHALEHPFAGFAVVGGFLAWLVNTLCSAVLGVIWGTIVMAVVTPLLKALPSNKAKANEDHGHGHADSAAADGNHAAAAQPPAKNDGGTAS, encoded by the coding sequence GTGAGCGGCGGACTCGTCGCCCTGCTCGACGACATTGCGGCCCTGGCGCGTATCGCAGCGGCCTCGGTGGACGACGTCGCAGCCGGGGCAGCCAAGGCCGGTGCGAAGGCGGCGGGCGTGGTCATCGACGACGCTGCCGTCACCCCGCAGTACGTCTCCGGGGCCGACCCGTCCCGCGAGCTGCCGATGATCAAGAAGATCTTCTGGGGTTCGCTGCGCAACAAGCTCCTGATCATCCTGCCCGCGCTGCTCCTGATCAGTGCCTTCATCCCGTGGACCATTCCGTTCATCCTGATGCTCGGCGGCACCTACCTCTGCTACGAGGGTGCGGAGAAGGTGTGGCACAAGCTCCGCGGCCACCACTCAGCGGATGAGGATTCGCCTGCCGTTGACCGGGGTCCCGAGGCGGAGTCCAAAGTGGTCAAGGGCGCCATCACCACCGACTTCATCCTGTCCTGCGAGATCATGGTGATCGCCATGAACGAGGTCCCCGATGCCTCCCTGTGGGTGCGGGCGCTCATCCTCATCGTCGTCGCGATTGTGATCACCGTGGCCGTCTACGGCGCCGTGGCGCTCATCGTCAAGATGGACGACGTCGGCATGCACCTGGCCGCGAAGGATTCCGCGGGCTCCCAGCGCTTCGGCGAGCTCCTGGTCCGGGGGATGCCCGCAGTGCTCGGCGCCATCACCTTCATCGGAACCATCGCCATGCTCTGGGTGGGCGGCCACATCATGCTGCAGGGAACGCATGATCTCGGCTGGCACACCCTGTACGACCTGGTCCATGCCCTCGAGCACCCGTTCGCCGGCTTCGCGGTAGTGGGCGGCTTCCTGGCCTGGCTGGTGAACACCCTGTGTTCCGCAGTGCTGGGTGTCATCTGGGGAACCATCGTGATGGCTGTGGTGACGCCGCTGCTCAAGGCGCTGCCGTCCAACAAGGCCAAGGCTAATGAAGACCATGGTCACGGTCACGCAGACAGTGCCGCGGCGGACGGCAACCACGCCGCCGCAGCCCAGCCGCCGGCGAAGAACGACGGCGGAACGGCCTCCTAG
- a CDS encoding hydroxypyruvate isomerase family protein: MTYTVNCSILLTELPLLERPAAAKAAGFDAVEFWWPFETSVPADSEIAKFENAITDAGVQLTGLNFNAGNMPGGDRGLVSWKGRCSEFKDNIDVVAGIGERLGCTAFNALYGNRQDEFTPEEQDELAVRNLVAAAEGVARIGGTVLLEPVSGAPRYPLLTADDALRVIARVKAEAGVGNIKLLADFYHLAVNGDDVESVIENHAKDFGHIQIADNPGRGAPGTGTLPLGEWIARSRELGYDGYIGLEYKEPQETAFSWAIREHAAK, encoded by the coding sequence ATGACGTACACAGTGAACTGCTCCATCCTCCTCACGGAACTGCCCCTGCTCGAGCGCCCCGCGGCGGCCAAGGCAGCAGGCTTCGACGCCGTCGAGTTCTGGTGGCCCTTCGAGACCTCAGTCCCTGCCGACAGCGAGATCGCCAAGTTCGAGAACGCCATCACGGACGCGGGTGTGCAGCTCACCGGCCTGAACTTCAACGCCGGCAACATGCCCGGCGGTGACCGCGGCCTGGTCTCCTGGAAGGGACGCTGCTCCGAGTTCAAGGACAACATCGACGTGGTGGCCGGCATCGGCGAGCGCCTCGGTTGCACGGCCTTCAACGCCCTCTACGGCAACCGGCAGGACGAATTCACCCCCGAAGAGCAGGACGAACTCGCCGTCAGGAACCTCGTGGCAGCAGCTGAAGGCGTGGCCCGCATCGGCGGCACCGTCCTCCTCGAACCCGTCAGCGGCGCACCCAGGTACCCGCTCCTCACCGCCGACGACGCACTCAGGGTCATCGCCCGCGTCAAGGCGGAAGCCGGCGTCGGGAACATCAAGCTCCTCGCCGACTTCTACCACCTGGCAGTCAACGGCGACGACGTCGAATCGGTCATCGAAAACCACGCCAAGGACTTCGGCCACATCCAGATCGCGGACAACCCCGGCCGCGGCGCACCCGGCACCGGCACACTCCCGCTGGGCGAATGGATCGCCCGCAGCCGCGAACTCGGCTACGACGGCTACATCGGCCTCGAGTACAAGGAACCGCAGGAAACGGCCTTCAGCTGGGCCATCCGCGAACACGCCGCCAAGTAA
- a CDS encoding 2-hydroxy-3-oxopropionate reductase → MDRPQPRTRLRRLHRPRVQGTAGNGLQLGHPRTRRQVIPRRLSRKRTIMSNVAVIGLGIMGLPMAINLVKAGHTVTGFNRSQDKIDKLVSEGGQGASSIADAVKDADVVITMVPDSPDVEGVVSGKDGVFANAKQGTLWIDASSIRPDVAKRLSDDAREAGIRPLDAPVSGGEQGAIDAVLSIMVGGEKADFDDAQDVLNAVGKTIVHVGPSGSGQTVKAANQLIVAVNIEVLGEAIAFLEAYGVDTDAALKVLGGGLAGSKVLDQKGQKMLDRNFDPGFRLALHHKDLGIVTAAAREANVAVPLGAVVAQLVAATVNQGDGALDHSGLFKQVLQLSGRK, encoded by the coding sequence ATGGATCGCCCGCAGCCGCGAACTCGGCTACGACGGCTACATCGGCCTCGAGTACAAGGAACCGCAGGAAACGGCCTTCAGCTGGGCCATCCGCGAACACGCCGCCAAGTAATCCCCCGCAGACTTTCCAGAAAGAGAACCATCATGAGCAACGTTGCAGTCATCGGACTCGGAATCATGGGCCTGCCCATGGCCATCAACCTGGTCAAAGCCGGCCACACCGTCACCGGGTTCAACCGCAGCCAGGACAAGATCGACAAGCTGGTCTCCGAGGGCGGCCAGGGCGCCTCGAGCATCGCGGACGCCGTCAAGGATGCCGACGTCGTCATCACCATGGTGCCGGACTCCCCCGACGTTGAGGGCGTAGTCAGCGGCAAGGACGGCGTCTTCGCCAACGCCAAGCAGGGCACCCTGTGGATCGACGCCTCCAGCATCCGCCCCGACGTCGCCAAGCGCCTTTCCGATGACGCCCGCGAAGCCGGCATCCGCCCCCTCGACGCCCCGGTCTCCGGCGGCGAGCAGGGCGCCATCGACGCCGTGCTCTCCATCATGGTGGGCGGCGAGAAGGCAGACTTCGACGATGCCCAGGACGTCCTGAACGCCGTCGGCAAGACCATCGTCCACGTGGGCCCCTCCGGCTCCGGCCAGACCGTCAAGGCTGCAAACCAGCTGATCGTGGCCGTCAACATCGAGGTCCTCGGCGAAGCCATCGCTTTCCTTGAGGCCTACGGCGTGGACACCGACGCCGCCCTCAAGGTCCTCGGCGGCGGCCTGGCCGGCTCCAAGGTCCTGGACCAGAAGGGCCAGAAAATGCTGGACCGCAACTTCGATCCCGGCTTCCGCCTCGCCCTCCACCACAAGGACCTGGGCATCGTCACCGCCGCCGCCCGCGAAGCCAACGTCGCCGTCCCCCTCGGCGCCGTCGTCGCACAGCTCGTCGCCGCCACCGTCAACCAGGGCGACGGCGCGCTGGACCACTCCGGACTCTTCAAGCAGGTCCTCCAGCTCAGCGGCCGCAAGTAA
- a CDS encoding Rieske 2Fe-2S domain-containing protein has translation MKPLPALELVTRFEDAEWLDPVAKSVRKAVKKIIPPGWMRDVLHGVPVGHPVHPLAVQVPMGAWISAAVLDAVPGTEQAAKILVGVGALSAVPSAVAGFTDWTQLHPQQQRVGLIHAAANIAATTLYSASLVQRARGSHSSGKVLGYLGLAVVSGGGFLGGHLTYRQAAGVNHSEEIPHRFPSGWHALAPLAELPDGKLDKRVVAGLNLLVFREGDSVSVLSDVCSHLSGPLHEGKLKSSNLADDGGPCVVCPWHRSTFSLRTGEVVAGPATARQPRFDTRITDGIVEVSLPGADG, from the coding sequence ATGAAACCGCTGCCTGCGCTTGAGCTAGTAACCCGCTTTGAGGACGCCGAATGGCTTGATCCAGTGGCCAAGAGCGTGCGGAAGGCAGTCAAGAAAATCATCCCGCCCGGCTGGATGCGCGACGTCCTGCACGGCGTCCCCGTGGGACACCCCGTGCACCCGCTGGCCGTTCAGGTCCCCATGGGCGCGTGGATATCGGCCGCAGTTCTCGACGCTGTTCCCGGGACCGAGCAGGCGGCAAAGATCCTGGTGGGTGTGGGCGCCCTGAGCGCCGTTCCGTCGGCCGTGGCCGGATTCACGGACTGGACGCAGTTGCATCCCCAGCAGCAGCGCGTGGGGCTGATCCATGCGGCAGCCAACATTGCGGCTACAACCCTGTACTCGGCATCGTTGGTCCAGCGCGCCAGGGGCAGCCACTCGAGCGGCAAGGTGCTGGGCTACCTGGGCCTCGCCGTGGTGAGCGGCGGAGGCTTCCTTGGCGGCCATCTGACGTACCGGCAGGCAGCCGGCGTGAACCACAGCGAAGAGATTCCGCACCGGTTCCCATCGGGGTGGCATGCCCTGGCGCCGCTTGCGGAATTGCCCGACGGAAAGCTCGACAAGCGCGTGGTCGCCGGGCTGAACCTGCTTGTCTTCCGCGAAGGGGACAGCGTCAGCGTGCTCTCCGACGTTTGCAGCCACCTCTCCGGCCCGCTGCACGAGGGCAAGCTGAAGAGCTCCAACCTTGCGGACGACGGCGGCCCCTGCGTCGTCTGCCCCTGGCACCGGAGCACGTTCTCCCTCCGGACCGGCGAAGTTGTTGCAGGTCCGGCCACAGCGAGACAGCCGCGGTTCGACACCCGCATCACCGATGGCATTGTGGAGGTCAGCCTTCCCGGAGCGGATGGGTAA
- a CDS encoding cupin domain-containing protein, with amino-acid sequence MKSLDLPDRKRCPDKAEFDLVTVDDYTVARLILAPGWRWSESAKPAELTAFCEHHHLGYCISGRLDIETSDGGSSSIHAHDTYALPPGHDEWVVGDEPFVAVEFLGAASFGRPRSYGMHALM; translated from the coding sequence GTGAAATCACTTGATCTTCCGGACCGGAAGCGCTGCCCGGACAAGGCCGAGTTCGACCTTGTCACCGTTGACGACTACACCGTGGCCCGCCTGATCCTCGCCCCTGGCTGGCGCTGGTCGGAATCCGCCAAGCCCGCAGAGCTGACGGCCTTCTGCGAGCATCACCACCTGGGGTACTGCATCTCAGGCCGGCTCGATATCGAAACGTCCGACGGCGGGTCCTCGTCAATCCACGCACACGATACCTACGCGCTCCCTCCCGGGCATGACGAGTGGGTGGTGGGCGACGAGCCGTTCGTCGCCGTCGAATTCCTTGGCGCTGCATCCTTCGGGCGGCCGCGAAGCTACGGCATGCATGCGCTGATGTAG
- a CDS encoding HNH endonuclease signature motif containing protein has translation MGNAVVGAAAMEGLRATVAGLDALFLGEFELDRDAPDTVAREAIDVLERKSELRLQRLAFWKQLAAQAAAGMAADATDFAEFQEAMTPPEATGSERAFVEMSTTAEVAGVLTLSPGAAAAFISQSRKVCAMPAVAAALAAGAVSWRHAVIVADETDCLAPENAEALVAHFFDPDAPNPARGSAPGDLVAHLFRRKVRTWRERSYPASVAIRHAKCVAERRMEYRPDADGMATITLVLPGDTACAIWNKTTAIARGLQGPGETRTLTQLRPDTAAALLLSAHTGAAATGRSIDGQETGAGTDPYFVDLSKIPAPKADVLVTIPIFTMLGSTDEPADLDGYGPIPAAMARKLVADGATSFYRVLVDPRTGAPLEIGRTSYRLSEAMKRWIRMRDGHCTFPGCTNPTTDNDTDHLTAWQHHGTTGVSNLAQLCPKHHRLKHHSGWTPTPATTTEPPGWTSPTGRHYPGQHPDPQPPHWPPRLPEQDQALTGDPVTAEAPDPAEKPGTAAGAGTAPDRHLRTVGDLGPVGDLAPAGDVVAAGGPGSTRESGAPSGNQPEELSPLEQALTDYLAA, from the coding sequence ATGGGAAACGCAGTGGTTGGGGCAGCGGCGATGGAGGGTCTTCGGGCCACTGTCGCCGGCCTCGACGCGTTGTTTCTGGGTGAGTTCGAGCTGGACCGGGATGCCCCTGACACCGTGGCCCGTGAAGCAATCGATGTGTTGGAGCGGAAGTCGGAGCTTCGGCTGCAGCGGCTGGCGTTCTGGAAGCAGTTGGCGGCCCAGGCCGCGGCCGGAATGGCAGCGGACGCCACGGATTTCGCGGAGTTCCAGGAGGCGATGACACCGCCGGAGGCCACAGGTTCGGAGCGGGCGTTCGTTGAGATGTCCACGACGGCGGAGGTCGCCGGGGTCTTAACCCTCAGCCCTGGCGCCGCGGCGGCGTTCATCAGCCAGTCCCGCAAGGTCTGTGCGATGCCGGCGGTAGCGGCGGCACTGGCGGCGGGTGCGGTGTCGTGGCGGCACGCGGTGATCGTGGCCGACGAAACGGACTGCCTCGCCCCCGAGAATGCTGAGGCGTTGGTGGCGCATTTCTTCGACCCGGACGCCCCGAACCCGGCCCGCGGGTCTGCGCCGGGTGACCTGGTGGCGCACCTGTTCCGCCGGAAAGTCAGGACCTGGCGAGAACGCAGCTACCCCGCCTCCGTTGCAATCCGGCATGCGAAGTGTGTGGCGGAGCGGCGGATGGAGTACCGCCCCGACGCCGATGGGATGGCAACAATTACCCTGGTCCTGCCCGGGGACACCGCCTGCGCCATCTGGAACAAAACCACGGCCATCGCCCGCGGCCTCCAAGGCCCCGGCGAAACCCGCACCCTTACCCAGTTGCGGCCGGACACCGCAGCAGCGCTCCTCTTGAGCGCCCACACCGGGGCCGCTGCCACAGGCCGGTCCATCGATGGCCAGGAAACCGGCGCCGGGACCGACCCATACTTCGTTGACCTCAGCAAGATCCCCGCGCCGAAAGCCGACGTGCTGGTCACTATCCCGATATTTACAATGTTGGGCAGCACCGACGAACCGGCAGACCTCGACGGATACGGGCCAATCCCGGCAGCCATGGCCCGCAAACTCGTCGCCGACGGGGCGACCTCGTTTTACCGGGTCCTCGTCGACCCCCGTACCGGTGCGCCGCTCGAGATTGGCAGGACCAGTTACCGGTTGTCGGAGGCGATGAAACGCTGGATCAGGATGCGCGACGGACACTGCACGTTCCCCGGCTGCACCAACCCCACCACGGACAACGACACCGACCACCTCACCGCCTGGCAACACCACGGCACAACAGGAGTCAGCAACCTGGCACAGCTCTGCCCCAAACATCACCGTCTCAAACACCACAGCGGCTGGACCCCCACACCAGCCACCACAACCGAACCACCCGGCTGGACCTCACCCACAGGCCGCCACTACCCGGGCCAACACCCCGACCCCCAACCACCCCACTGGCCACCCCGACTCCCCGAACAGGACCAAGCCCTGACCGGAGACCCAGTCACGGCTGAAGCGCCCGACCCAGCTGAAAAGCCTGGCACGGCAGCGGGGGCAGGCACGGCACCGGACAGACACCTGAGAACGGTCGGAGACCTTGGGCCAGTTGGAGACCTTGCGCCCGCCGGAGACGTTGTCGCTGCGGGTGGGCCCGGCTCGACCAGAGAATCAGGCGCGCCGTCAGGCAACCAACCGGAAGAACTAAGCCCGCTCGAACAAGCACTCACGGACTACCTCGCCGCGTGA